In a single window of the Acyrthosiphon pisum isolate AL4f chromosome X, pea_aphid_22Mar2018_4r6ur, whole genome shotgun sequence genome:
- the LOC100569900 gene encoding uncharacterized protein LOC100569900, whose product MITIILRMQVSLLSSLVDLTAKYGIHRLNVMHVNLEDMLEFSPFQCMGLDKRPALAKFAVELVLLWQFGGTVLEGDMVAIRGSVYRATDTAVEYSDFTVSSPATCHPFVYDAMVCTKSYALLYRPFMADTSLKIFDKAVEWSGRGDGDVRRVSDSVVCRDGKVSCPCYYVQRADADLIHRYCPTV is encoded by the coding sequence atgataacaataatactacGGATGCAGGTGTCGCTGTTGTCGAGCCTTGTCGACCTGACGGCCAAGTACGGCATCCACCGGTTGAACGTGATGCACGTCAACCTGGAAGATATGCTGGAGTTTTCTCCGTTCCAGTGCATGGGCCTGGACAAGCGTCCCGCGCTCGCCAAGTTCGCTGTGGAGCTGGTGCTGCTTTGGCAGTTCGGCGGCACAGTGCTGGAAGGTGACATGGTGGCGATCCGAGGGTCCGTGTACCGTGCAACTGACACGGCTGTCGAATACAGTGACTTCACAGTCAGCTCACCGGCCACCTGTCACCCGTTCGTGTACGACGCTATGGTGTGCACCAAGAGCTACGCATTGCTTTACAGACCGTTCATGGCTGACACCAGCCTCAAAATCTTTGACAAGGCGGTGGAATGGTCGGGACGCGGTGACGGTGACGTCCGTCGTGTGAGCGACAGCGTGGTGTGTCGGGACGGCAAGGTCAGCTGTCCCTGCTACTACGTACAACGGGCCGACGCCGACTTGATTCACCGCTACTGCCCAACcgtctaa